In Leopardus geoffroyi isolate Oge1 chromosome B4, O.geoffroyi_Oge1_pat1.0, whole genome shotgun sequence, the DNA window tgtgtctccctctctctctgcccctcccccattcatgctctgtctctctctgtcccaaaaaataaacgttgaaaaaaaaaattaaaaaaaaacctcattttaataaacaaatggaCATTTGTTTTATATCAGGACTCTGATAACTTAAGCAAACAGTTCTGCACATCTCAATCTGTGAGCACTCAAACCTTAACAGAGCTATTATGTAGGCTGAATCTACACAGACACATCATACAATGGGAGTCAAATTGTTTACAAAAATgagttcactgattttttttctctttacttattTGGTAATCAATTTAGTGAGTCAGCGACTCACTATCAAGTAAGTTCCCATTGCTTCACGGGGACCAATCAAATAAATACTCTTGGCCCAGTCTGTCTCCAACCAGCTCCCTCTAGATTAACAAAGGTTCGTACATAATACATACATCAAACCAGTAGTTCCTTAATTCCGCATCTAAGCAAGCTCCATGAATTCTTGAGTACAGTTGCTAAGGTTCTTGACTACAAGATTGACTAGTGGGAATAACAGAGTTGCCATTCCCCTGAGCTTCTCAGCCAGAGGGTTAATGCTCAAACTGTCTAAACAGGTGTTCTGAGGATTAGTGAGACCAGATAACCCAATGAGTGGCTGAGACATGTTATAAAGAAACATCTGGAAATCCTAATGAAGAGATGCTTGGATGAAGGCATTTGAGATCATTGAAAGAAGCAACTGTGCTGtgactatttcatatttttagtttACAATCTAGTAATATTTTTAGTTCAGAATCTAGTTAGCAATAGGATTTTATGAACTTCACCATGTTTGAGGATGCAAAAGCTACCTTCTATAGTTCATTCAACTTCTTAGAAGCTGTGTTTAAATCACACTTCTGCAGCCTTCTTGGGCATCAGATTGTCTTGTTGGGCAGAATTCATAGGTAATCAGGATTTGGGTCCTGGAAAGGGCTTTGTAGGTGGGATCAGGGATGAGGAATTGATAAGTAAGGGCTCAGGAGTCACCCTTGCTGGGTAATTAAGTCTGAGCTAGACCTTGCATTATCAGCTATCAAGCAACTCAGGATTAGCATAAACCAGGAATCAGGCTGGGGCACCACAGTGAATCCTGAAAGTAACCTAAAGGACAGGCTGTAGGCTATCAGGTCAGAGTTGGAAACTATGCATAACATTGTTTAACTGCACTCCCTGATGCTATAAACTAGATATAGAGTCTTAGAAAAAAGTGGAATCTAAGGAGAGGAGCATCACCTGGGCATGAGAAAGGGAGTTGAAACTTAGACACTGAAAAAGTGTTTCAGGATCAAGACCAGAGAGGTACCCAACTGTGGTATATACAGTACTGAATGTTTATAAGCAGCCTTTCCAGACTGGACAAAGAAAGGTGAGATCTACCTCCTTTGGGGCAGGGCTCAGTAACTATGATGATTTCATCTGAACACAGGGACTCTGCCTGGCACAAGCTGTCATAGGACTAAGTGGATACATTCCCAAACTTCTTCTCTTACACTCTTCCTGTCCTACCCTGTCTAGGGGAATTGTTCAGAGTGTATTGTTCTGGAGAGGGTCTTCTTTCCCAGCTGTTCCTTTGGGCACCAACATGATTTCTATTCAcataatttgtttccttctttttccagaGTTCTCTGCATCTATCCCAGAAAATAATGTAAGGGCAAGTACCAAAGTTGCACCCAGAGTCCTTCATACTTCCTGTCTCATTTATAgctgctcttcctttttcttaaatttttttattttaatttaaatccaagttagttaacttatagtgtaataatgatttcaggaatagaatttagtgattcattacgtACATATactacccagtgctcatcccaacaagtgccctccttaatgcccaccacctaTTTagtccattcccccacccaacaccctgacagcaaccctcagtttgttctctgcatttaagagtctcttatggtttgtctccctctctgttttcatttttgcttcccttcccctatgttcatctgttttgtttcttaaattccacaaattagtgaatcatgatatttgtctttctctgattaatttattttggttagcataatacacactagttccatccacatgttgcaaatggcaagatatcattctttttgatcactgagtaatattccgtgtgtgtgtgtgtgtgtgtgtgtgtgtgtgtgtgtgtaccacatcttctttatccattagtcagtcgatggacattggactctttccataatttttgaataattgtcaatagtgctgctataagcattggggtgcatgtaccccttggaatcagcatttttgtatcctttagataaatacctagtagtgcaatttctgggtcatagggtagttctatttttaattttttgaggaacctccatagtgttttccagagtggctgcaccagtttgcattcccaccagcagtgcaaaagggatctcctttctctgcatcctcaccaacatctgttgttgcctgagttgttaattttcaccattctgacaggtgtaaggtggtatctcattgtggttttgatttgtatttccctggtgataagtgatattgagcatcttttcatgtggtctattaggcatctggatgtcttctttggaaaagtgttctattcatgccttctgcccatttcttcaccagattattttctgggtgttgagtttgactaAATtcgttatagattttggatactaaccctttatctgatatgtcgtttgcaaatatcttctcccattccctcggttgccttttagttttattgattgtttcctttgctgtgcagaggttttttatcttgatgagatcctagtagttcatttttgcttttgttttctttgcctctggagacatgccaagtaagaagttgctgtgtccaagatcaaagaggttgttgcctgttttcttctataGAATTTTGATGGTcccctgtcttacatttaggtttttcatccattttgagtttatttttatgtatagtataagaaagtggtctagtttcaatcttctgcatgttgctgtccagttctcccagcaccacttgttaaagagactgtgtttattccattggatattctttcctgctttgtcaaagattagatggccataggtttgtgggcccatttctaggttctccattgtattccattgatctatatgtctgtttttgtgccagtgccatactgtcttgataattacagcttcgTAATACAGCTTGCAGatcagaattgtgatgcctccagctttgattttctttttcagcatcactttagctatttggggtttttcttgttccataaaaattttagaattgttttttctagctctgtgaagaatgctggttgctattcctttttttttttttttttttttttttaatgaacacaaacatttttatttaccttttcccaAACACAGGTCTCCTAACTGCAAGAGTCAGAAAGTTTTACTAACTTCAGACTTCTTTAATTTGGAGCTGTATGAAAATGTCTTAACATACATATGCTTTAGAATTCTTATGGAATTCTTTACTATCTACCTATGCATCTATCTCTCTATATACCTACCTAACAGCATTTGTCTCTGTATCTACTTAACAAAAGCAAATGTAATTGTAACAAACCAAAATGGCTTACATTAGGAGTCTAGTATTAAGGTTGAagtctttcattattttgtttgtttgtttgtttgttttttattgttccaCCAACAACTGTTAAGGACTCTCAGTCAGGTGTTACCACATGTGGTCTTTCTTCTGGCCTGAGTTTCTCTTCCTCTTAGGGTGCTGAGTTCTGCTGAAACTTTGCATCTTGCTTCTTAAAGCAGAGGTTGGCCTGgtcttgtctgtttcttcttgagcTACTTACTCCTTTTGAAAACAGTCACATACCCTCCCTTTCTGAGTGAAATTGCCCTCACGATCGTAAAATGGTTTAATGTTGGAAGGGAATCATTCCAAAGTGATTTCAAAATGTCGCTGTTAAGCCACCTTAGTGATCTCTACGTTATTTTCTACGCCTCCTTTAGGAAACAACAAGTGCGGTGAATGTTGCAGCAAAAACTTAATTCCTGATAAGTATCACCTTTAAGAGTGATTTACTATCTGACTTCTGCCTACAGTTGTAAACCATGGCAATAATAGTGATAGAATAATACCTGGGCTTTTTgtgtagacatttttctaaatacttCATATACATTTATCATTGCAAAAACTTTATAAGGTTGGAACTGTTattgcctcattttacagacaagaaaactgaggtacgGAACAGTGAAGTCACGTGTACAAGGCCTCACAGTTAGCAAGGCCTCACAATTAGCGGTGGAGCTGGGATGAACCCAGGCTGATGCTTACCTGTGAGTGACCAAAGATGCTGCTCATTCACACTCCAGCGGACAGCTCTTAAGAACTATTCACTTCCTAATTCTTTACCTTTGGGCACACTTTTCTCTCAATTTACATGTCTCTTTAGAGGAAGCTTGCATTTCCTTAAAATCTTGGCTCAAATACCTCAATATTAACTCATTACTGAATCTTCCAAAACTCATTTCTACAGCTGCCATCGCACCATCACCATGGTTTCTAATTGCCTGTCTTTGCAAATGTATCTCCCTGAAGCACgatctttaaaatgagagaaacTATGCCTTGCTCCCCATTACATTGAAAGTGACCGACATAAAACTAGTGGCCTAGTGTAGAAGCTGAACATTTATTTGCCAATTAATAGTGATAATAAGAGAGAATCAATGCAATGCAAAATCTGATTGAAGGATAGAAGAAACTTCACTGCCAtgatttttcatataatttttagggAACGGCCTTTGTAAATGGCCTTGGGGAACCGCAGCACCATCACTGAATTCTTCCTCCTCGGGCTGTCTGTCAACCCCCACATCCAGGCTCTGTTTTTTGTGCTGTTCCTGAATATTTACCTTCTGACCATCATGGGgaacctgctgctgctgctggtgatcAGGGCTGACTCTCACCTCCACAcacccatgtactttttcctcagTCATCTCTctttcctggacttttgtttatctTCAGCTACTGTGCCCAGGATGTTGAAAGACCTCCTATCGGAGATAAAAACTATCTCAGTAAGGGGCTGCCTGGCTCAAGGCTTCTTTGTGTTTATCACCGCAGGGACTGAAGCTTTTCTGCTCTcagtgatggcctatgaccgctatgctGCCATCTGCCACCCTCTGCTCTATGGACAGATGATGAGAAAACAGCTGTGTGTGCAACTTGTATTGGGCTCGTGGGGCTTGAGTTTTTTGAATGCACTTATTAACATCCTCCTTGCTGCCAACTTGGACTTCTGTGAGAGCCATACCATCAACCACTACAGCTGTGAggtgccctctctctttcctctgtcctgCTCTGATGTTTCTACCAACCTCCTAGTGCTGCTCTGCTCCACCCTGCTTCATGGACTTGGGACCTTCTTCCCAATCATCTCATCCTATGGCTGC includes these proteins:
- the LOC123590480 gene encoding olfactory receptor 8S1-like; its protein translation is MALGNRSTITEFFLLGLSVNPHIQALFFVLFLNIYLLTIMGNLLLLLVIRADSHLHTPMYFFLSHLSFLDFCLSSATVPRMLKDLLSEIKTISVRGCLAQGFFVFITAGTEAFLLSVMAYDRYAAICHPLLYGQMMRKQLCVQLVLGSWGLSFLNALINILLAANLDFCESHTINHYSCEVPSLFPLSCSDVSTNLLVLLCSTLLHGLGTFFPIISSYGCIVSTILHISSTSGRSKAFSTCSSHLIAVIFFYGSGFLRYLVPTSGSPLELIFSMQYGMITPMLNPLIYSLKNKEVKAAVRRTLGTYLPCSR